The Sorex araneus isolate mSorAra2 chromosome X, mSorAra2.pri, whole genome shotgun sequence DNA segment aggtacgagctagcaatgatgcaacttctggcagaaatttctctggacttagttactaaaatactaaaatactgaaatccaaaaccttgcagccgctattgtggccacatgacctcacatctcttcattctcagcaatggaaaacaaattatcaaatgcttccctttCCAGGAGGTctggctttgggggggggggggaatctccaaacaataatagtgagttttttgttgaaatattgaatgtaatcaaagtaaagagaaagtaaagcaaaatttatcagctacacaggtggggtggggggatgaggggtgggggggttggtggcggggaggtttactatggttattggtgatggaatatgcgcactggtgacactggtgaagggatgggtgtttgagcattgtgtaactgagacttaagcctgaaagctttgtaactttccacatggtgattcaattaaataaataaataaataaataaaagaataaaatgttaatgaaaaGATAATGAGGTTCATTCCAAGGATACAAAgatgatttaatatatatgtaaatcaatTAATGAAATGCACATttccaacaaaaagaaaaagaaaaatcatatagtCATATAAATGGACTCCAAGatggtggctgctgctgcttctttttcctcctcctccttctcctcttccttcttttggctttttgggtcacacccagcagtgctcaggagttactcctggctctgcactcaggaattattcctggcaatgcttgggggaaccaatataggatgccgggaattgaacccaggttgactacatacaaggcaaaagccctccctgctgtgctattgctccagccaccaagAAGGCTTCTGATAAAATCCAATACCcattcactatttttaaaaatccaaacatAAGAATAGAAGGGACATACCTCAAGATAGTAATAGCCATCCacaacaaacccacagccaaTATCATGCTGAAAGGTGAAACACTGAAAGCCTTTCCCCTGAGATCAGACACAAGGCAAGATTGTCCACTGCCACCACCACTACTCATTTTCAGAAGTTCTCACCACAGCAACacttggttttgggggcacacccaatggtgcctGAGGCCTACTCCTGACTCCGAGCTCAAGGTCATTCCTGGAAAGGCTTGGGTGATCATATGTGTTGTCAGGGATCAcactaggttggccgtgtgcaagctaagtgccctatccactgtacaggGATAGCTCTGGCTCTCCACCAAAAACTTTTTATAAATAGTAAGCCAATACAGTACAGTAGGTTACAaagtaaatacacaaaaattCTGAGCATTCCCAAATGCAAATAGTTAACTAcaaggaaatgaaatttaaaagccaATTGCTTTCAAACTAGTGTTCCCAAActtcaaatacctaggaatcaacttaacaaggGAGGTGACAGACTTACACAGTGAAACCTATAAATCACATCtaagaaaaatagaagatgataccagaaaatggaaaaatattccctgttaatggattggaagaatcagcATTGAACAGCATAACCATCCTACCCAAAGTATTGTAAATTCAATGCAATATGCGTTATTTCAAAATGCCAATGACTTTTTTCAAAGAATTGGAACAAACTCTACAAAACTTTATATGGAACCATGAAAGTCCAAAAACAACCAAAGCAGTCctaataatgaagaaaagaaaatgggaggcatttCATTTCCCAACATTGAAatatactacaaagctataaaaatcaaaattgcaTGGTACCAGACTAAAGATAGACTTtttgaccaatggaacagaattgtgATTCCTGACTGAAATCCCCAGATTTCtggacagttaatctatgacaaaggagctaagtaggagccagagagataatacagcaggtgaggtCCTTGGTTTACACACTGCAGACCTGGGtacaattcccagaaccccagatggtcccctaagacccatcaggagtaatttcatAGTGCTgatccaggactaacccctgagaattgcagggtgttaccccaaaagaaaaataacaactagGAAGTTAAGTATATTAAGTTGACCGAAGAAAATctattcaacaaatggtgttggaaaaactggatagccatatgcagaaaaaaaacataaaaagacgaaatcacaccattcacaaaaaaaagaaaccaaaatcatCCAATTTTCTGTGACATGTATGAAACTAGAGGATAtttatgctgaatgaagtcagtaagaaggaaaggaacagattcAGAATTATCTCTCTTGTATGTTGGacctaaagatacacagcaaagtaGCAACAGAAAGCCAAAGGCAACACCACAGGAGAACTGATACACAAAACTGAGTCTGTGGGGGAGGGACTGAAAAGAAGCAGTGTTGGGAACCTTGAgtaagggagggtgggagagagggaagtacaatggtggtgggtgtggtgttagatTAATGTGTACAGGAAatcatcattaatagtattgtacatcacaaaatctcaatcaataaaaataaaagagaaatgaaaaagatcCATAGCATCACATATGTACACAACAATTCAGAATAAATCACATGGAGAAAATGAGCTCCACTAAACAAACCAATATAAAGGCACCATTTTTCATGTTTCTCGTTGAATGGCTACCAAGGGCAAAACTAAAGACTTGGTAATACATGCTTGTAATAAAACTGGGGTATCTAGGATGGATttctcatcagaaaaaaaaaaacattcaggccatacaggaaaatttcatgatatACGCTTAGCAGTACTGGTATTATATAAAAgttttcaatttcattgtgaaattggaacccaaacatgaaagcttgtaactacctcacggtgattcaataatacattttttaaaatgatgaggAACAGAATATTAAATATCTATAATGTGCTATATATCTCCTTCAGATTCGTGTCATCTCACCTTCTCAGTATCCCTTGTAAAAGTTTCCAGTTCCAACTTGAAAAAGTAGTTCAGTAGTAGAATGGATGCCTTCAATCTCACAGGCTGGGTTTTCTAACACctataaagaaatgagaaaatgaacaataataataaataccaaGCTTCCATTTATTACAATGCAAAACCTTTAGAATAGATTGTGTTGATTCCaatattgaaaattaaacaaGTTATTGAACTAaaagcactgtatagcactgccatcccgctgttcatcaatttgttcgagcaggcaccagtaacatctccattgtgagacttgttgttactgtttttggcatatcgaatataccataggtagcttaccaggctctgccacgcgggcgagatactcttggtagcttgccaggctctcagagaaggatagaggaatcgaacccagggtcggctacatgcaaagccaacaccctacccactgtgctatcactccagaactaAAAGAGCAATAACTAAATTTATAAAGCTTAATCTCAGTACAATTCAGACAAACGCAgttgacaaattttatttttaaccaaactCCACTGAATGCAGGTCCACAACTTCCCAGGATCGTCCCTTCCATTAGATACTGGGAAACCACACTTTCTTATCTTTAGGAAAGATAAATGCAAAATATTGTAGCAAGGGGCCAGGTGAGGCTCCGAATGGCAACACAGCATAAAGAGACAAAGTTAGTAACCAGCAAGCCACTACAGTGCAGTAAGGGCTGGATTTCCAACTGGAATTGCACACCAGGCGTTGGCTTTGTTCTCATGATTATTTGTGCCATACACCTGTTTGTCTCTCATGTCGATGTTGACTGCACTTTCAGTACAGTTTTGTGCCACAGGTGTCAATGTTGATTGAGTTTCAATACACTCTCAACTGAGATTAATTGTTGAAAAGAAACCTAGAACGTTCTGAAACGACTGAGCTAGACCCCACAGAGAAAGACTGCGTCCTCCCTGGCAGCACCTTGCCTGAAGTGGCATTTTCCTTCTGTATGGCCTGGGTTTTGTCCCCTCTGCAGTCGATCAACTTCCAGGCCCGACAAGGAAGGAACTGCGTCATGGCTACAGACTCACAGGAATACCTTTCTTTGGGGTCCTCGCTGATGCAGGAACTGGGTATGAACTACTTgactatattcccagaagcagcaCAGTGTAGTGACAAGAATATGAGGTGTCagggggagtgagggaaggaaggaagaagggaggaaagaaagagagaaataatagaGGTTTTAaaaacttaccttgcatgaggccttgcagctgaccctgttgAAATCTCTGTACCAtatatgatctcccgagcactgccaggggcacttCTGACCATAGAGCCAAAAACAGTGTCCCAGTCCACCACCGGGTGTGGATTACAGAAACAAGCACACAAAGAGAAAGGAGGCTGCAAGACCCACACTGCCTGGGTCTGAATCCCACCATGACTTACTGTGGGAACTTAAGCTCTCCATGCTTCAGTTTCCTGAAGAATCTAAGTCAAGAGGTGGTTACAGACCAACCTCATACCACTGGCGGAAGAAGTAAATGAGTTAGCACATGTAATGAGATTGGGGCAGTGCTACATAGCACATAGTACATGGACTATAGACATAAGTAGCTGCTATTTATACTGTTTTGTGTTTGCATCAGATATATCTTGTAAGGCCCCTAGTGGAGTATGCTGACAAGCTGTCTGGTCAATGTACAATGAAACATACAATGACACTttagtaaaaatgtttttagagaAGAATGAACAAACAGATAATCCTGGGATCTTCCGATCTAAAGCTCTGAACCCTTCTTGCTATGACTCTTATGATGCCATATTTTTTGTTTAACTCCTTCACCCAAACCTATCAATGacagtaacaaaataaaacacatgaaaaGAGGGAGACAAAAATAGTATAAACAAAAAAAGTGACTGGTAGATAAGATTTTTAGATAACAGgagaatttcatttaaaaaagcaaacaggatatagcaatagtacagtgtgtagagtgcttgtcttgcatgtggccaacctaagttcaatacctggcaacATATATGGTGTCCCAAGCCCCATCTGGAGTGTTCCTTGAGTGCCAAggtaggaataatccctgaacactgctagtgcggccaagcatttttaaaaagtcacgcttgcgattcaataaaaaaattttaaaacaaaaacaaaaaaaattgacactAAGCCCACCCAGACAAGAACCGGAGTGGCCCCACACacgaaacagctcctctgctccttaaagactatgatcctggagggctactaatcacttttggcacccagcagcttcttacagaaatgcatctagactgtgaactgagctaaaaccCCCAGGCctcccggggaggggaaaggttttactCTCTTGGCCTTGTCTTTCGGTGACtactggcagaaatctctctggacttaattactaaaataccagaaatacaaaaccgagaggccgctactGCGGACACgcaagctcatatattcttcactctcagcaatggaaaacaaattatcaaatgataacttttcagcaggtttgattgttgggcaaaattataaataataatagtgagttctctgttgaaatattgaatgtactcaaagtatagagagagtaaagtgaagatcttTTGCCACTCGGGGGGACGTgtatcggggttcttggtggtggaacatgtgcactgctgaagggatgggggtttgatcattatatgactgagacttaaacctgaaagctttgtaacttttttcacggtgattcaataaaataaaaattttttcaaattgaaaaaaaggggctggagagatagcacagcgggtagggcatttgccttgcacgcggccaacccgggttcaaatcccagcatcccatatggtcccctgagcacggccaggggtaattcctgagtgcagagccaggagtaacccctgtgcatcgccaggtgtgacccaaaaagcaaaaacaaaaaaaaattgaaaaaaaaaaaagtcacgcTTGCAAAACACCCTTAAAAGGTGTCTTGGTCACTTTGGTTTTGAAGTTAtagtaactgtgtatatcaaaaACCATAAACAGGAAAGCAACAATGTTATCTGTACTATAATTTAAAGGAATTTTATGATTTCTAAGGCTACTTGTATGTGTATCTCAAGTGTGCATGATGGGCAGGTGTGAGCAcagagtttgattctcagtacgCTGCTCATACAGacgaaaacacacacacacacacaactgtcaTCCTAAAACCCTGGCAGCAAACGTTCTACAATGAGTCTTAATTTGTGTGAGAATATCATGTGTATAATCCTGAAAAACATAGAATTTAACCTAAATTCTTTAGCAGACTGGGCGCAACATAGTGATATCACAATTATATTTCATGAAAGAATTTATTACTCAGTTAACTCTTAATCCCTCTGCTCCATTCAGTTACTCTCTTAATGTggttttctaaaagctgcattcATTCTTCTCTATTTAGGAAAGCAATAAACCCTAAAGAGAATACACTTCATTTGATTCTCATTAACATCATATTACTGTGGAGCGCTGGTCTTCAAGGGAAAGAGTTCTCTTAAGTTGTGAACTTTTCTAAGTTCACAAGCCGAGTCATGGAGTTGAAATGGCGCTGCCCATCCACATACAACATGGACtctgaaaaagaagagagaaaaccatGGAGAAACTCTCAGGCCTTAGGAAAAAAACATCACCCTGACAAGCAGAAGACTATTGAGTAACACCGGGGCAGCAATGAGCATGCAAAGCTGGGAGTATGTGTGCACGGCTGGGCCAGGGGTGTGCAAAGTGTCCaggggagcaaaccctgagtccCATGCCTCGCTCTGGAATACTAATCTCAGTTTCCAGTGGATTAGCACTGGCTGCAATGGCTGCCCGTAGCTGGCACCCACCTCAGACAACGGCCAGGTGGATAGTGCAGCAGCTGCCTGAGGGCTGAAGGCATCATTTCCTACAGAGCTGAAAAATGTCAAAAGCAATAATCTCCTAAACATACTATTGTACTGACAGGTATCGGGAATTTCCACAACAACTCAAAGGGAGAcaaactttctttatttttttttttaataattttattgaatcaccatgtggagggttacatagttctcaggattatgtcggttatacaattctcaaacacccttcccttcaccagtgcccatctcccatcaccaacccccccagtatacctgccaccccctcccacctccccagtccccacccttgtacatgataagttccacttcgtttatgccttatctcgattacattccatgtttcaacacacaactcactaccattgttggggtttcccccaagaaaggaaagcagtcctattgccaaggaggcatttgatagttctccactgctaagaatatagagatattaagtcccgctgtttgttacataacttttctttttcccccttgccccgcgccaccgagttcacgcctgtttggtaatcgccacgctgcctgacaagggaaaaaaaaaacgaaaaggatggttatttcccgtcatcggcaggcgtggggctctggcttagttgatagactagtagagtttctgcaagcagtttctgggacaaACTTTCTTTAGAATTCTTCCCTTCATTGGGGATCGGGTGTCACTGCAACTTACCTCCATACGTTCTGGGAAAGACCAAGGGCACCTCTTTCTCTGACATGtatgtgaaatgaaaaatattggtGGTCATATGTTCTTGATTGTCATAAGAAGCCACTTCACTGTGAATTCTGACTTGAATGTAATTGCCTTGAGTAAAGCAAACCTAAGAGATCACGGACAGGGTAGTTAATCAATCACATTAAGAAGGAAGCACATACATAGGGTAGTTAATCAATCACATTAGGAAGAATGAAACATATATAAGAGAAAGGATGGTTTGGtcggagagacagaacagtgagCAGGAAgcttgtcttggggctggagcaacagcacagtgggtagggcatttgccttgcacgcagctaacccgggttcaatccccagcatcccatatggtcccctgagcaccgccagtagtaattcctgagtgcatgcaccaggagtaactcctgtgcattgccgggtgtgacccaaaaaaaaaaaaacaaaaaaacaacaaaaaagctttCTTGCACtcaacccacccaggttcaattcccaggatctcatatggtctcGTGAGCAGtaccagtagtgatttctgaatacaaagccaggagtaacccctgagcattgccaggtgtgacccaaacacaaaaaaagaggaagagaaagagatacacaaacacatagagagagagaaagagagagagaaggagagagagagaaataggttTTCAAACATGTAAACATTGCTCCTGTcccaaatgattaaaaaatttaatcccaTCTCTCATCACACACCTACCTGAGACGAAAGAAACAACAATGATCCAACTTCAACAGGCTTCTGAAACATGATATCATCCACAGCTACTATAAATGGCTGAGAACCACTAGTGGGAAACACAAAATGGAGTTGAAAAATTCACATCATCTCTAGTTCTGATAAAAACTGACAAAAGTCAAATTCATGTGACCCAAGAATAAACCTAAATATAGGGGAAATAGCCATACCAGCAGGAAATGGTATGAGAAGTCACTCTGACCAGTCAGTGCCAacttcactgtatctttttcatTCTGTATATCCTCACTTGGTTTTCCCAGTAGTTCTTTAATGGACTAACTTACAAGGTCAGAGCAACAGTCTTTAAGGTAATAACTTACAAAGGCAGGGTAAGAGGTTTCTAAAATGAAGTTCAAGTCCAGCTGGTATAAGAATCTTATTCCTTTTTAAATGGCATTTTTCCTAATGTCCAGATTGATGTAAAATGTTACAATTCAATGTGATAATAAAAAACTGCTTCTCAGACTACCTTAAGTCTAACTCACCAGAATTGACATGCAGTAGCCCATCCGAGTTCATACGCTTTCCTCATAAGAAAACCACCAAAGATACGATTGAAAATGTTCCGCTCCTATTGAACAAGAAAATAATTCCTACTAAATAGAAATTAGGAAGCCTCCCATATAGAACAAAGAAAGTAGTAATGCCACACAGGACAGGTCAAATTCAACAGGGGTCGAATCTTTGATGACTATCACAAATGCAAGCTAGCCTTGTTTAATAGCTTGTTCACGAAAGTACCGTACCTGAGGGTGACAGATTTCCAGGCTCTTCAGTTTTGAGTCCTCCATCCATACTGCATTAGGGGGCAAAACTCGACTTTGAAAATTGATGGTCCTGCAAGTGTAGATTTTTGTAAACCATGTTAAATTAATAGTTTTCAGGCAATAGAGAGGATAGTACACCAGATAGGGTGTGTCCCTTGCTCattgccaatctgggttcgatccccagtacttcagatggtcccctggacaccactgggACTGACCCCAGAGCATACAGCCAggactatgccctgagcactgccaggtgtggccccaaacacaagcaaaaaaaaataaattttcatgctAAAATGTGCACTATTCCTCTCCCCGCCCTAttgccacccacgaacagctcctgcCTCCTgaagggccatgatcccagaggaacACAGACCaacctcggaacccagcggcttctggcagaaatgcatccagactgagcattaaactatggcgcCGTGCaatcctgggtggggaaaggtgtttaccccttctgccttttctccccggtGGCGCAGtagctgccaccttttcagagcctattggacagccaggtatgagactgcagtgatgtgacacgaGGGGCCTCATAGGATGGGAGGTGGAaacggcccctctccctgccccaatgaggccccaagttgccgcccatgaacggctcctggctcctttaaggccatgatcccagaggcacacaaaccaatctcggaacccagtggcatttggcagaaatccctccagtcttattactaaaatatcagaaatccaaaatgctcttcatatcagcaatagaaaacaaattatctaatgatgccttttcggcaagtctgaatgtgggggaaaattccaaataataatggtggatcttttgttgaaatattgaatgtgatcaaagcggagagagagtaaggtagaaatcatctgccacataggtggggagaggggtggggtggggatatactggggttcttggtggtggagggtgtgcactgttgaggggatgggtgtttgatcattgtatgaccaagacttagactagaaagctttgcaactgttctcatggtgattcaatttaaaaaataaataaataaatagataaataaaatgtgcgattttttttttgctttttttgggtcacacccagggatgcacaggggttactcctggttctacactcaggaattactcctggcggtgctcaggtgaccatatgggatgctgggattcaaacccgggtcagccacttgcaaggcaaacaccctacctgctgtcctatcgctccagccccaaaatgtgcAATATTTTTAACAGTTCACAATACATTCAGGCAAAAATGCTCTTGCAATCGCTAGGTTTTACACACTTCCCCAGTCTAGAATATCACCACCCTCACTTACTTCGGATTCAGTGTGCTAAGAAACAGCTCATGCACAGTTATCCTCTCCTCTGCACTGGGAGCCATTTTCAGTAATGATGCAGAGGTAAAGGCAATCCTTTTCCCCTTGTTCACTGCAAAACGGAAGAAGCAACTATAATCATGAGAACTTACTACAGCACCAGGGTCAGGACTTTCCTGACTGGGGTGTCTTGGATCCCTAAAGATGCAGTATTTCAAGATTTCTAAAACTTCCTGGAAGGTATATATTCCCACCGCAAGCTATCCCACACGAGGATATGGAGTCTACCTAAAATGTCCAGTGATTCTTAGCTTCCAGATGAAAATTACACAGTCTCAAGTGAGATCTCCAGATCTTTATTATCTTGATCTAGAGACCAAACCAGTAGCTCATTCAGTAAGATGCAGTTCCCACTTaattacaaatgagaaaaattacttaaaaataagtattatctGAGCAATACAACATTAGAATATGTAACAAAACCTGTTTTCAATTTCAACAAATCTCATCATGAGTAAGACACTAAAAGCTGAGGAGAATTCCATACATAACTTTAAAAACCTCCTGAGTTACAATtaattctgcttttaaaattggatttcattataaataaattaatatacattCGCCTTGTCGAAAGAGCTCTTCTTCCTCTGGAGTTTGAATGATGAGTGGATGTACAAATGCCGgcctaaaaggaagaaaagaaaagaagttaatATCAAATTATTTAACAGATTATCTAATGAtattaactaataaaattaatgatgAACAACTAATTACCAGTTTATAatctttgcttttcattttgggTAACTCTTACTAAGTGTTCCACCCAAAATCTTTGAAGC contains these protein-coding regions:
- the LOC101536861 gene encoding acyl-coenzyme A thioesterase 9, mitochondrial, whose protein sequence is MRRAALGLCNLSKRLLTLNRGLIQGPGIPGKGRLIYIHEVQEKLREILGVSLIWRDHVRAMEERKLLRRFLAESQDQLPPRRMKDSYIEVLLPLGTQPELREKYLTFKNTVRFGRILEDLDNMGVLICYMHNKTDSTQVSPFSIVTALVDKIDMHKARLNPEQDIKLTGHVSWVGKTSMEVKMHMFQYHDNAFFPVLDATFVMVARDAENKGPAFVHPLIIQTPEEEELFRQGELNKGKRIAFTSASLLKMAPSAEERITVHELFLSTLNPKTINFQSRVLPPNAVWMEDSKLKSLEICHPQERNIFNRIFGGFLMRKAYELGWATACQFCGSQPFIVAVDDIMFQKPVEVGSLLFLSSQVCFTQGNYIQVRIHSEVASYDNQEHMTTNIFHFTYMSEKEVPLVFPRTYGESMLYVDGQRHFNSMTRLVNLEKSYMVQRFQQGQLQGLMQVNIDMRDKQVYGTNNHENKANAWCAIPVGNPALTAL